AAATTGATTCGTGTTGTGAAGTAGATCACTCTCAGCATGCATCATTTGAAGAAAAAACAGATCGCTGGGATAAGCTGGGAATCTTTCTTTCAAGTCTTTGTGCCCTTCACTGTTTAGTCACACCCTTGTTAGTCCTGTCTTTGCCGGTTTTAGGCGAGTTCTTTCACCAGGAATGGGTGCATTTGGTCATGGCTTTATTTGTCGTGCCTGTTGGTCTTTTTGCTTTTTGGTCTGGTTATAAGCACCACCAGCAAGGCAAGGTCTTTGCTTTGGGGGTTTTGGGGCTTGCGATGGTGGGTGGGGCTTCCTTGGTGCCGCATGAGTGGGTGGAAATCCACGAGCATGATGTGGTGACGATTCTAGGAAGTATCTTTTTGATCACGGCCCATATTCTCAACCGCCGCGCCTGCCTTTGTCATAAGCACTAAAAGTCCATCCTGGATTCTCGAGCCTCCTCGACCTCTGTCAACTGAAGGCGCGACCTTCTTAAGAGTGTGCAACATTATGTGGCGCACGGCGCATAGGTGTTGAAAACCAAATGAAAGCTAATATGATTGGATATTGCAAACCCCAATCGGAGGCAACATGATCGAGAACAAAATGAATCGTCGCGGTTTCTTTTCAACACTTATTAAAGTCACAGGTGTCGCAGTCATTGCACCTACAGTTTTGAATTCTGTTTTCTCTTCTGCAGCTCAGGCTCAGAAAAAACGTGGTGGCGCAGCTCCAGCCGCAGGTGGCGGTATGCCGATGCTAGATCCAAATGATTCTGTCGCTAAGGCAGTTAAATACGTCGAGGACTACAGAAAAGCTCCTGAAGCCAAAGGCAACCACTGTGCGACTTGCTCATTCTATGCGAAAAAAGAAACGAAAAATGGTAAAGAAGCCGGCACTTGCACTATCTTCGCAGGTAAACTTGTTTACGGAGAAGCATGGTGTGCTTCTTGGAATAAAAAAGCTTAGTTTTTAGCTGAAAGATTCCTAAATAAAAAAGGCCGACAATGTCGGCCTTTTTTATTTTTGCAAGAGCTTCTTAGGCTTTCACGGTATCGCGAAGCGCTCGGCGCAGAATTTTGCCGACGTTGGTTTTTGGAAGTTCGGTTCTGAATTCAACCAAACGGGGAGTTTTATAACCGGTCAGGCTTTTGCGAGCATGGGCGATCACTTCCTCTGCGGTAAGATTCGGATCTTTTTTCACGACGACTGCTTTGACGATTTCGCCCGAATGTTCATCAGGAACCCCGATCGCCGCCACTTCCAACACTCCGGGATGTGACGCAATCGCCTCTTCCACTTCATTCGGATAAACGTTGAAGCCGGAAACCAAAATCATGTCTTTCTTGCGGTCGACGATTTTAAAGAAACCTTGCTCATCCACGGTGGCGACATCGCCTGTACGTAGCCAGCCGTCGTTAAGAACTTTTTCAGTCTCTTCAGGTTTGTTCCAATATCCCGCCATCACTTGCGGGCCTTTGCAGCACAGCTCACCAGGTTCGCCCATGGCGACTTCCTGATCGTCATCATTTAAAAGCTTGATGTCCGTGCTAGGGAAGGGAAGACCGATGGTGCCGACCCTGTCTGTGCCGTCAATAGGGTTGCAGCACACAACCGGTGAAGCTTCTGTTAAGCCGTATCCTTCGACAATCACGGACTTGGTCAGTTCCATCCATTTTTCCGCTACGGCTTTTTGTAAAGTCATGGCGCCCGCGACACTGATTTTTACCTTTGAAAAATCAATCGTTGTGAACGCGGGATTATTCATCAAAGCGTTGAACAAGGTGTTAACACCGGCCAAGACGGTGAAAGGACTTTTTTTCATTTCTTTGATGAAGGCCGGGATGTCACGAGGATTTGTGATCAGGATGTTTTCCGCGCCATAACGCAGAAGTCCCAAACAGTTCAGAGTCAAAGCGAAGATGTGATACAGAGGAAGAGCGGCAACGGCGATCTCTTCGCCTTCGCGCAACTTCGGTTTCATCCAGTCACGGATTTGCAGAACGTTGGCAAGTACGTTGCGGTGAAGAAGCATCGCTCCTTTAGCCACACCTGTGGTGCCACCGGTGTACTGAAGGAAAGCGATGTCATCCAATGTTGTCGCGACTCTTTGAGAAGGTTTCATGGCCCCTAGTTCCAGCGCCTGGCGGAAGGTGTAAGCCTGAGGCAGATTGTAAGCGGGCACCATTTTTTTAATATACTTCACAACCGAGTTAACCAGAATTCTTTTGGGCGCCGGAAACATGTCGCCGATCTCGGTCACAACAACACTTTCAATCTGCGTGTCTCTCAGAATCTGTTCAAGTTGGCTTGCGTAGTTTGCAAGAATAACGACCGCCTTCGCCCCAGAGTCCTTGAACTGATGTTGCATTTCTTTTGCTGTGTAGAGAGGGTTTGTATTCACAATGGTAAGACCAGAGCGTAACGCGGCAAAAGCGATGACTGGAAATTGCAGAACATTGGGCATTTGAATGGCGATGCGATCGCCTTTTTTTAACTTCAATTCATTTTGCAGGAATGAAGCGAAAATCTGCACTTGGCGATCGAGTTCGGAAAAGGTGAGGCTGACTCCCATGTTGGTGAAAGCTTTCTTTTGGGAAAACAGGCGAATGGACTCTTCGTAAAGATCGAAAAGAGACGAATACTTCGTCACGTCGACTTCCGTAGAGACTTCTTTAGGGTAGTTTTTAAGCCAGATCTTTTCCATCTTTCCTCCAAGTTGCTAACAAGTCATTTCAAAACATCCAGAGTTTCCGCGGAGGTTTGACTCTGCAGGTTTTGAACTAACTTGTTTAAATGTGATCTTTCAAAGGATAGAGTAAAGATTCGAGATGGGTAAAGTAAATTCTTGTTTTCACTCGGCCTATTTGCAAAACTTAAATCATGCGCCTGGTTCGCTCATTGGCCCTTGGGGTCCTTTTTTTGGGTCTGGTTTCTTGTTTTTCCCGAGAGGAAAAGCCCGTCGCTGTAGTGCCTGCTGTTTCGGCTCCTCCGCAGAGAATGAAACCTACCAAAGTCGAAGAGACGAAGGATAAAAGCGTCCACGTATTTGCGCGTTATTTCGAGCAGGCAGACGCGATTCATCGGGAAGCTTGGTGGGTCCTCAACGATGAGCGCCGCCCGGTTGGTAAGTCGCCCTTTGGAAAGGTTCAAAGGGCTCTCTTGTCCTCACAAAACATCAAACTTTCAAATAAGTCCCTTTTCAGTTGCGACCGTTATTTAGTCCAGCGCGACGTTTTAGGTTTGAATGGTTTTCCCCAGAAGGCCGAAATTTTTGAAAAGTGCAGCGAGAAAGCACCGGCAAAGCGCATCGCCCAATTCTCAGCCCCGCATGACAAAGAGATTCAAGTCACTTTCTATCCGGAAAATCTGCAAGAAATTTTAGGAATTGGCTCGGCCATCTTAAACAAACCTATTCAATGCACCTTGCGTGGCAATGATAAAGAGCAACTGATTTCTTTGCACTGCAAGGAGTGGGCTCAGGATCGCAGCAAAGAGCAAATGGTGCGTCTGGATGTCTATGACTACCAAAAAGAAGGCCGCGATTTGATCAAGCTGCGAGGCAAGGTTTTCGAGAATCTTCGCGATATTCGAAAAATTGTCGCTGATATACCTATGGCAGGTAAGATTGAAGTCACCGAGACCGAGCTCTATGCCCCACCTGTAGAACCCACTCCCGTTCCTACACCGACGCCTTCGCCAGCGAAGACGCCCGTTAAGGCAGAACGTCCTGCCAATGCGCCCCCGCTAGAGCTTCCGCCGGAGGGAGAAGAGCCGGTGCATGTTCAAGAAAATGGCGAGCCCGTGGCGGACCCGCAAGAGCCAGCGGCGTTAACGCCGTTGCCCGGATCGCCAGAGCAACCGGTCTTCGCAGTTCCGGCAGCGCGAGAGGTGGTGGACCCGGACGTCATGATGCAAAGAGAAGTGCATCAACAGGGCGGGCCTGTTATGGATGTAGAACCTCATCCTGAAAACCCGACAGAGTCGGAAAAT
This portion of the Bdellovibrio sp. ArHS genome encodes:
- a CDS encoding high-potential iron-sulfur protein, producing MIENKMNRRGFFSTLIKVTGVAVIAPTVLNSVFSSAAQAQKKRGGAAPAAGGGMPMLDPNDSVAKAVKYVEDYRKAPEAKGNHCATCSFYAKKETKNGKEAGTCTIFAGKLVYGEAWCASWNKKA
- a CDS encoding AMP-binding protein, with protein sequence MEKIWLKNYPKEVSTEVDVTKYSSLFDLYEESIRLFSQKKAFTNMGVSLTFSELDRQVQIFASFLQNELKLKKGDRIAIQMPNVLQFPVIAFAALRSGLTIVNTNPLYTAKEMQHQFKDSGAKAVVILANYASQLEQILRDTQIESVVVTEIGDMFPAPKRILVNSVVKYIKKMVPAYNLPQAYTFRQALELGAMKPSQRVATTLDDIAFLQYTGGTTGVAKGAMLLHRNVLANVLQIRDWMKPKLREGEEIAVAALPLYHIFALTLNCLGLLRYGAENILITNPRDIPAFIKEMKKSPFTVLAGVNTLFNALMNNPAFTTIDFSKVKISVAGAMTLQKAVAEKWMELTKSVIVEGYGLTEASPVVCCNPIDGTDRVGTIGLPFPSTDIKLLNDDDQEVAMGEPGELCCKGPQVMAGYWNKPEETEKVLNDGWLRTGDVATVDEQGFFKIVDRKKDMILVSGFNVYPNEVEEAIASHPGVLEVAAIGVPDEHSGEIVKAVVVKKDPNLTAEEVIAHARKSLTGYKTPRLVEFRTELPKTNVGKILRRALRDTVKA
- a CDS encoding MerC domain-containing protein is translated as MDEQITLDKSIKIDSCCEVDHSQHASFEEKTDRWDKLGIFLSSLCALHCLVTPLLVLSLPVLGEFFHQEWVHLVMALFVVPVGLFAFWSGYKHHQQGKVFALGVLGLAMVGGASLVPHEWVEIHEHDVVTILGSIFLITAHILNRRACLCHKH